From Vanacampus margaritifer isolate UIUO_Vmar chromosome 8, RoL_Vmar_1.0, whole genome shotgun sequence, a single genomic window includes:
- the hipk1b gene encoding homeodomain-interacting protein kinase 1 isoform X5 translates to MLKSMPGTEHIFGLAAAIQRSLGAAYPLPAMTSQLQVFSPPSISSSAFCRVKKLKVENNVWDVSTTEAYNSIAGQSAYTFTPAMAVPPFAPSLVFPPTAPGSRGQVVVRAADSTGSLPRGSSRRVNEHATSSSYAHVEAPSETRGHRHGQKRKIEETNEGSGSGCGSVQILEELSAPAATFSTRTGGGGGGGTGQSIPHSAPTTKSSSSNGEGDYQLVQHEILCSVSCSYEVLEFLGRGTFGQVAKCWKRGTNEIVAIKILKNHPSYARQGQIEVGILNRLSAENADEYNFVRSYECFQHKGHTCLVFEMLEQNLYDFLKHSKFSPLPLRHIRPILQQVATALMKLKSLGLIHADLKPENIMLVDPLRQPYRVKVIDFGSASHVSKAVCSTYLQSRYYRAPEIILGLQFCEAIDMWSLGCVIAELFLGWPLYPGASEYDQIRYISQTQGLPAEYLLSAGTKTSRFFNRGPDSSYPLWRLKTPSEHEMEMGIKSKEARKYIFNCLDDMMQVNLSSHLEGTDMLAEKADRREFIDLLKRMLRLDADKRITPTKTLGHPFVTMSHLMDYPHSSHVKSCFQNMEICKRRSTYDSNKSLYSTNAVPSAAAGNLTVTFSSQLNQHNQVPSAGGAVPLLNYQPALYQQATINIPGLTQQSVPIPTRPAGLCSQAEPFQQTLIVCPPSTIQGLQSSSKSSSFPVRMDNSVPIVPQNQPAQSLQIQPSMLTQAWPTGTQQILIPSSWQQVPGVAIHSSAHQANIAESPRDSHHSDANAQQGHNWRSTAQTKTQPERKKVKARRGENRNRNIATTSLLNTNSVTSSSLMATLSQPIVISDTPSPAVSIITIHSDTDTEDERKFHPASVALGQRTNVISCVTVHDSDSSTASPLTPRPRTLNATSSVSSRQAKSLAVVAPSVKIQAPERGATSRSRPETVNYMKPKRMSHQQPSSSGESLERHGLMLSQSRPLNLSQVQPLVSSSQERTGASHSDASLRRQQTFPAAPHYNFPEVSALASVSAAGPGLYTYPASTALSSASQVMEQLLGRGHAGHGGHGHSGHSPSAYAATYTSSSSSRRDSSGRKESVSSLLHGLPAVYQQQFAAASPYVSVTPRAEAYSAYQLSPRRLTQYPYL, encoded by the exons ATGCTTAAGAGCATGCCGGGCACAGAGCACATCTTCGGGCTGGCTGCAGCGATTCAGCGAAGCCTGGGTGCTGCTTATCCACTGCCAG CTATGACCTCACAGCTGCAAGTCTTCTCGCCTCCCTCCATCTCCTCCAGTGCCTTTTGCCGTGTCAAAAAGCTGAAGGTGGAGAACAATGTTTGGGATGTGTCCACTACTGAAGCGTACAACTCCATAGCGGGCCAGTCAGCGTATACCTTCACCCCAGCCATGGCCGTCCCACCCTTTGCACCGTCCCTGGTCTTCCCCCCAACAGCGCCCGGATCTCGGGGTCAAGTGGTGGTTCGGGCCGCTGATAGCACCGGTAGTCTTCCTCGGGGTTCCAGTCGGCGTGTCAACGAGCATGCGACGTCCTCCTCCTACGCTCATGTCGAGGCGCCCTCGGAGACGAGAGGGCACCGGCATGGGCAGAAGAGAAAGATCGAGGAGACCAATGAGGGCAGTGGGAGCGGTTGTGGCAGTGTGCAAATTCTGGAGGAGCTCTCTGCGCCGGCCGCGACGTTCTCCACCCGTACGGGCggcggaggaggcggcggcacGGGCCAGTCCATACCTCACTCGGCGCCAACCACCAAAAGCAGTAGCTCCAATGGGGAAGGCGACTATCAGCTCGTGCAGCACGAGATCCTCTGCTCGGTGTCCTGCAGCTACGAAGTGTTGGAGTTCTTGGGGAGGGGCACCTTTGGACAAGTGGCCAAGTGCTGGAAGAGGGGAACCAATGAGATTGTGGCAATTAAGATTCTAAAGAACCATCCTTCATATGCTCGCCAGGGACAAATTGAG gtGGGCATCCTGAACAGGCTGAGTGCAGAGAATGCAGACGAGTACAACTTTGTGCGTTCCTATGAGTGCTTCCAGCACAAGGGTCATACTTGCTTGGTGTTTGAGATGCTCGAACAGAACCTGTATGACTTTCTCAAGCACAGCAAGTTCAGCCCGCTGCCTCTTCGGCACATTAGACCCATCCTACAACAG GTGGCCACAGCACTGATGAAGCTTAAGAGCTTGGGACTGATTCATGCTGACCTCAAGCCTGAAAATATTATGCTGGTGGACCCTCTCAGGCAGCCGTACAGGGTAAAGGTCATCGACTTTGGATCTGCAAGCCACGTTTCTAAGGCTGTGTGCTCAACATATTTGCAGTCTCGCTACTACAG GGCTCCTGAGATCATTTTAGGTCTGCAGTTCTGTGAGGCGATTGACATGTGGTCTCTGGGATGTGTGATTGCTGAGCTCTTCTTGGGTTGGCCTCTCTACCCTGGAGCCTCAGAATATGATCAG ATCCGTTACATTTCTCAGACCCAAGGCCTGCCAGCTGAGTACCTACTCAGTGCAGGCACGAAAACCAGCCGCTTTTTCAACAGAGGGCCGGACTCGAGCTACCCACTTTGGAGACTTAAG ACGCCATCAGAACACGAAATGGAAATGGGAATCAAATCCAAGGAAGCTAGGAAATATATCTTCAACTGTTTGGATGACATGATGCag GTCAACCTTTCATCTCACTTGGAGGGGACAGACATGCTGGCTGAGAAAGCTGACAGACGAGAGTTCATAGATCTCCTGAAGAGGATGCTCCGCCTCGATGCTGACAAGAGGATCACGCCTACAAAGACACTGGGTCACCCTTTCGTCACAATGAGCCACCTCATGGATTATCCACACAGCTCTCA CGTAAAGTCGTGCTTCCAGAACATGGAGATCTGCAAGCGCCGGAGCACCTATGACAGCAACAAATCCCTCTACTCCACCAATGCAGTCCCCAGCGCTGCAGCAGGAAACCTGACTGTTACCTTCAGTAGCCAACTCAACCAGCATAACCAG GTGCCTTCGGCAGGGGGAGCGGTGCCTTTACTAAATTATCAGCCGGCGTTGTACCAGCAGGCGACGATCAACATTCCCGGTCTGACTCAACAGAGCGTTCCTATTCCAACCCGTCCTGCTGGGCTGTGTAGCCAGGCAGAACCCTTCCAGCAGACTCTGATTGTTTGCCCACCTTCCACCATTCAAG GGCTGCAGTCATCAAGCAAAAGCTCCAGTTTCCCCGTGAGGATGGATAACTCGGTTCCTATCGTACCTCAGAACCAGCCTGCCCAGTCCTTGCAGATCCAGCCCAGCATGCTCACACAG GCCTGGCCCACTGGAACGCAACAAATCCTCATCCCGTCATCATGGCAGCAGGTCCCGGGCGTAGCCATCCACAGCTCTGCTCACCAGGCAAATATTGCAGAGTCACCGCGGGACTCCCATCACTCCGATGCCAACGCCCAGCAGGGACACAACTGGAG GAGCACAGCACAAACCAAAACTCAACCGGAGAGGAAGAAGGTCAAAGCCAGGCGAGGAGAAAACCGAAATAG GAATATCGCTACCACGTCGTTGCTCAACACAAACAGTGTGACATCGTCCAGCCTCATGGCCACTCTGTCGCAGCCCATCGTCATCTCTGACACCCCCAGCCCGGCGGTCAGCATCATAACGATCCACAGCGACACCGACACAGAGGATGAGCGCAAGTTTCACCCTGCCAG TGTTGCATTGGGCCAGCGCACAAATGTTATCAGCTGTGTGACCGTGCACGACTCGGACTCGTCTACTGCCAGCCCCCTGACTCCGCGCCCCCGCACACTTAACGCAACCAGCAGCGTTTCCTCTCGCCAGGCCAAATCTCTGGCAGTGGTGGCGCCTTCAGTCAAAATTCAGGCGCCTGAGAGGGGAGCAACTTCACGTAGCCGCCCAGAAACTG tGAACTACATGAAACCCAAGAGAATGTCTCATCAGCAGCCAAGTAGTTCGGGGGAGAGCCTGGAGCGACACGGACTGATGCTCAGCCAGTCACGCCCCTTAAACCTCAGCCAG GTCCAGCCGCTGGTGTCTTCATCTCAGGAGCGTACGGGGGCGTCCCACAGTGACGCATCGCTACGTCGGCAGCAGACCTTCCCCGCGGCCCCACATTACAACTTCCCCGAGGTGTCGGCGCTGGCCTCCGTCTCGGCGGCCGGGCCGGGCCTGTACACCTACCCGGCCTCCACCGCCCTCTCATCCGCCTCTCAGGTCATGGAGCAGCTGCTGGGCCGCGGCCACGCCGGGCACGGAGGCCACGGACACTCGGGGCACTCCCCCTCCGCCTATGCAGCCACGTACACCTCGTCCTCGTCGTCCCGGAGAGACTCGAGCGGCCGCAAGGAGTCGGTCAGCAGCCTGCTGCACGGCCTGCCGGCGGTCTACCAGCAGCAGTTCGCCGCGGCCTCCCCTTACGTGAGTGTGACGCCGCGGGCCGAGGCGTACAGCGCCTACCAGCTGAGCCCCAGACGCCTCACGCAGTACCCCTACCTATAA
- the hipk1b gene encoding homeodomain-interacting protein kinase 1 isoform X4, which yields MLKSMPGTEHIFGLAAAIQRSLGAAYPLPAMTSQLQVFSPPSISSSAFCRVKKLKVENNVWDVSTTEAYNSIAGQSAYTFTPAMAVPPFAPSLVFPPTAPGSRGQVVVRAADSTGSLPRGSSRRVNEHATSSSYAHVEAPSETRGHRHGQKRKIEETNEGSGSGCGSVQILEELSAPAATFSTRTGGGGGGGTGQSIPHSAPTTKSSSSNGEGDYQLVQHEILCSVSCSYEVLEFLGRGTFGQVAKCWKRGTNEIVAIKILKNHPSYARQGQIEVGILNRLSAENADEYNFVRSYECFQHKGHTCLVFEMLEQNLYDFLKHSKFSPLPLRHIRPILQQVATALMKLKSLGLIHADLKPENIMLVDPLRQPYRVKVIDFGSASHVSKAVCSTYLQSRYYRAPEIILGLQFCEAIDMWSLGCVIAELFLGWPLYPGASEYDQIRYISQTQGLPAEYLLSAGTKTSRFFNRGPDSSYPLWRLKTPSEHEMEMGIKSKEARKYIFNCLDDMMQVNLSSHLEGTDMLAEKADRREFIDLLKRMLRLDADKRITPTKTLGHPFVTMSHLMDYPHSSHVKSCFQNMEICKRRSTYDSNKSLYSTNAVPSAAAGNLTVTFSSQLNQHNQVPSAGGAVPLLNYQPALYQQATINIPGLTQQSVPIPTRPAGLCSQAEPFQQTLIVCPPSTIQGLQSSSKSSSFPVRMDNSVPIVPQNQPAQSLQIQPSMLTQQAWPTGTQQILIPSSWQQVPGVAIHSSAHQANIAESPRDSHHSDANAQQGHNWRSTAQTKTQPERKKVKARRGENRNRNIATTSLLNTNSVTSSSLMATLSQPIVISDTPSPAVSIITIHSDTDTEDERKFHPASVALGQRTNVISCVTVHDSDSSTASPLTPRPRTLNATSSVSSRQAKSLAVVAPSVKIQAPERGATSRSRPETVNYMKPKRMSHQQPSSSGESLERHGLMLSQSRPLNLSQVQPLVSSSQERTGASHSDASLRRQQTFPAAPHYNFPEVSALASVSAAGPGLYTYPASTALSSASQVMEQLLGRGHAGHGGHGHSGHSPSAYAATYTSSSSSRRDSSGRKESVSSLLHGLPAVYQQQFAAASPYVSVTPRAEAYSAYQLSPRRLTQYPYL from the exons ATGCTTAAGAGCATGCCGGGCACAGAGCACATCTTCGGGCTGGCTGCAGCGATTCAGCGAAGCCTGGGTGCTGCTTATCCACTGCCAG CTATGACCTCACAGCTGCAAGTCTTCTCGCCTCCCTCCATCTCCTCCAGTGCCTTTTGCCGTGTCAAAAAGCTGAAGGTGGAGAACAATGTTTGGGATGTGTCCACTACTGAAGCGTACAACTCCATAGCGGGCCAGTCAGCGTATACCTTCACCCCAGCCATGGCCGTCCCACCCTTTGCACCGTCCCTGGTCTTCCCCCCAACAGCGCCCGGATCTCGGGGTCAAGTGGTGGTTCGGGCCGCTGATAGCACCGGTAGTCTTCCTCGGGGTTCCAGTCGGCGTGTCAACGAGCATGCGACGTCCTCCTCCTACGCTCATGTCGAGGCGCCCTCGGAGACGAGAGGGCACCGGCATGGGCAGAAGAGAAAGATCGAGGAGACCAATGAGGGCAGTGGGAGCGGTTGTGGCAGTGTGCAAATTCTGGAGGAGCTCTCTGCGCCGGCCGCGACGTTCTCCACCCGTACGGGCggcggaggaggcggcggcacGGGCCAGTCCATACCTCACTCGGCGCCAACCACCAAAAGCAGTAGCTCCAATGGGGAAGGCGACTATCAGCTCGTGCAGCACGAGATCCTCTGCTCGGTGTCCTGCAGCTACGAAGTGTTGGAGTTCTTGGGGAGGGGCACCTTTGGACAAGTGGCCAAGTGCTGGAAGAGGGGAACCAATGAGATTGTGGCAATTAAGATTCTAAAGAACCATCCTTCATATGCTCGCCAGGGACAAATTGAG gtGGGCATCCTGAACAGGCTGAGTGCAGAGAATGCAGACGAGTACAACTTTGTGCGTTCCTATGAGTGCTTCCAGCACAAGGGTCATACTTGCTTGGTGTTTGAGATGCTCGAACAGAACCTGTATGACTTTCTCAAGCACAGCAAGTTCAGCCCGCTGCCTCTTCGGCACATTAGACCCATCCTACAACAG GTGGCCACAGCACTGATGAAGCTTAAGAGCTTGGGACTGATTCATGCTGACCTCAAGCCTGAAAATATTATGCTGGTGGACCCTCTCAGGCAGCCGTACAGGGTAAAGGTCATCGACTTTGGATCTGCAAGCCACGTTTCTAAGGCTGTGTGCTCAACATATTTGCAGTCTCGCTACTACAG GGCTCCTGAGATCATTTTAGGTCTGCAGTTCTGTGAGGCGATTGACATGTGGTCTCTGGGATGTGTGATTGCTGAGCTCTTCTTGGGTTGGCCTCTCTACCCTGGAGCCTCAGAATATGATCAG ATCCGTTACATTTCTCAGACCCAAGGCCTGCCAGCTGAGTACCTACTCAGTGCAGGCACGAAAACCAGCCGCTTTTTCAACAGAGGGCCGGACTCGAGCTACCCACTTTGGAGACTTAAG ACGCCATCAGAACACGAAATGGAAATGGGAATCAAATCCAAGGAAGCTAGGAAATATATCTTCAACTGTTTGGATGACATGATGCag GTCAACCTTTCATCTCACTTGGAGGGGACAGACATGCTGGCTGAGAAAGCTGACAGACGAGAGTTCATAGATCTCCTGAAGAGGATGCTCCGCCTCGATGCTGACAAGAGGATCACGCCTACAAAGACACTGGGTCACCCTTTCGTCACAATGAGCCACCTCATGGATTATCCACACAGCTCTCA CGTAAAGTCGTGCTTCCAGAACATGGAGATCTGCAAGCGCCGGAGCACCTATGACAGCAACAAATCCCTCTACTCCACCAATGCAGTCCCCAGCGCTGCAGCAGGAAACCTGACTGTTACCTTCAGTAGCCAACTCAACCAGCATAACCAG GTGCCTTCGGCAGGGGGAGCGGTGCCTTTACTAAATTATCAGCCGGCGTTGTACCAGCAGGCGACGATCAACATTCCCGGTCTGACTCAACAGAGCGTTCCTATTCCAACCCGTCCTGCTGGGCTGTGTAGCCAGGCAGAACCCTTCCAGCAGACTCTGATTGTTTGCCCACCTTCCACCATTCAAG GGCTGCAGTCATCAAGCAAAAGCTCCAGTTTCCCCGTGAGGATGGATAACTCGGTTCCTATCGTACCTCAGAACCAGCCTGCCCAGTCCTTGCAGATCCAGCCCAGCATGCTCACACAG CAGGCCTGGCCCACTGGAACGCAACAAATCCTCATCCCGTCATCATGGCAGCAGGTCCCGGGCGTAGCCATCCACAGCTCTGCTCACCAGGCAAATATTGCAGAGTCACCGCGGGACTCCCATCACTCCGATGCCAACGCCCAGCAGGGACACAACTGGAG GAGCACAGCACAAACCAAAACTCAACCGGAGAGGAAGAAGGTCAAAGCCAGGCGAGGAGAAAACCGAAATAG GAATATCGCTACCACGTCGTTGCTCAACACAAACAGTGTGACATCGTCCAGCCTCATGGCCACTCTGTCGCAGCCCATCGTCATCTCTGACACCCCCAGCCCGGCGGTCAGCATCATAACGATCCACAGCGACACCGACACAGAGGATGAGCGCAAGTTTCACCCTGCCAG TGTTGCATTGGGCCAGCGCACAAATGTTATCAGCTGTGTGACCGTGCACGACTCGGACTCGTCTACTGCCAGCCCCCTGACTCCGCGCCCCCGCACACTTAACGCAACCAGCAGCGTTTCCTCTCGCCAGGCCAAATCTCTGGCAGTGGTGGCGCCTTCAGTCAAAATTCAGGCGCCTGAGAGGGGAGCAACTTCACGTAGCCGCCCAGAAACTG tGAACTACATGAAACCCAAGAGAATGTCTCATCAGCAGCCAAGTAGTTCGGGGGAGAGCCTGGAGCGACACGGACTGATGCTCAGCCAGTCACGCCCCTTAAACCTCAGCCAG GTCCAGCCGCTGGTGTCTTCATCTCAGGAGCGTACGGGGGCGTCCCACAGTGACGCATCGCTACGTCGGCAGCAGACCTTCCCCGCGGCCCCACATTACAACTTCCCCGAGGTGTCGGCGCTGGCCTCCGTCTCGGCGGCCGGGCCGGGCCTGTACACCTACCCGGCCTCCACCGCCCTCTCATCCGCCTCTCAGGTCATGGAGCAGCTGCTGGGCCGCGGCCACGCCGGGCACGGAGGCCACGGACACTCGGGGCACTCCCCCTCCGCCTATGCAGCCACGTACACCTCGTCCTCGTCGTCCCGGAGAGACTCGAGCGGCCGCAAGGAGTCGGTCAGCAGCCTGCTGCACGGCCTGCCGGCGGTCTACCAGCAGCAGTTCGCCGCGGCCTCCCCTTACGTGAGTGTGACGCCGCGGGCCGAGGCGTACAGCGCCTACCAGCTGAGCCCCAGACGCCTCACGCAGTACCCCTACCTATAA